Proteins from one Gimesia maris genomic window:
- a CDS encoding DUF1549 domain-containing protein, producing MSLRSIPQLLTYSAILIAVFAVPVSAQPPLHERIDAALNNGDPQFKKQAAASADDATFLRRITLDLTGTIPPAEKVRAFVADSATDKRVQEIDRLLASPEYARRMQYVFDTMLMERHPDKHVPAKDWRNYLRLSFLENRHWDDLVQEMLTVDGTDEKTRPAAKFLLDRELKAEQVTRDLGRLFLGRDLECAQCHDHPNVNDYLQRHYHGLNAFLSRSYLFRDPKTKKTSIGEKAEGQVAFTSVFTKEEGKTAPRVLDLPEIPDPKIPEEPYKVKPARNVRSIPVYSRRLQLADAITSTENQAFQNNIVNRLWALMMGRGLVEPLDMWHSDNPPTHPEVLKLLTTGLQEQDYDLQYLIRELALTKAYQRNSHQKADAKSTDKPDYRVGLLKPLSPEQLAWSMMQATGITERTLNGLKAKKIKDDPQKGPKLTADARWQEEALHDALWRNVDSFTVTFGTVGAQSSRFDASANQALFLLNGPLIQSWLVPGGNNLTARLKKLESEKEIAEELYLAVFSRFPDESEITQVVEFLKVSQQEAHKGIPELVWAALASDEFRFNH from the coding sequence ATGAGCTTACGTTCCATCCCACAACTGCTCACGTATTCTGCGATCCTGATCGCTGTATTTGCAGTACCGGTGTCTGCACAACCGCCTCTTCATGAGCGGATTGATGCCGCTCTTAATAACGGTGACCCGCAGTTTAAAAAACAGGCGGCCGCTTCCGCCGATGATGCGACGTTTTTACGGCGCATTACACTCGACCTGACCGGAACAATTCCGCCGGCAGAGAAAGTGAGGGCGTTCGTTGCTGATTCCGCCACTGACAAACGTGTTCAGGAAATCGATCGACTGCTGGCATCTCCCGAATATGCCCGTCGGATGCAATATGTGTTTGACACAATGCTGATGGAACGTCATCCCGATAAACATGTCCCGGCAAAGGACTGGCGGAATTATCTGCGCCTGTCGTTTCTGGAAAACCGGCACTGGGATGATCTGGTTCAGGAAATGCTGACCGTTGATGGCACGGATGAGAAAACCCGACCGGCTGCCAAATTTCTACTGGATCGGGAATTGAAAGCGGAGCAGGTCACTCGGGATCTGGGGCGTCTGTTCCTGGGGCGGGATTTAGAGTGTGCCCAATGTCATGACCATCCGAATGTGAATGATTATCTGCAACGCCACTACCATGGGCTGAATGCGTTTTTAAGTCGCAGCTATCTGTTCAGAGATCCGAAAACAAAAAAAACGTCGATCGGTGAAAAAGCGGAAGGGCAAGTCGCATTTACCTCAGTCTTCACGAAAGAAGAAGGCAAGACGGCGCCGCGTGTGCTGGATCTGCCTGAGATACCTGATCCCAAGATTCCTGAAGAACCTTACAAAGTCAAACCGGCCAGGAACGTGCGTTCGATACCGGTTTACAGTCGTCGGCTGCAACTGGCGGATGCGATTACCAGCACGGAAAATCAGGCGTTCCAGAATAATATCGTCAATCGACTGTGGGCGTTAATGATGGGGCGTGGCCTGGTCGAACCGCTCGATATGTGGCATTCCGATAATCCACCGACTCATCCGGAAGTCCTCAAGCTATTGACAACCGGGTTACAGGAGCAGGACTACGATTTGCAGTATCTGATTCGAGAGCTGGCGCTGACAAAAGCCTATCAGCGGAACAGCCACCAGAAAGCAGATGCGAAATCGACTGACAAACCCGATTATCGTGTCGGTCTCTTGAAACCGTTGTCACCGGAGCAGTTGGCCTGGTCGATGATGCAGGCGACGGGAATAACAGAAAGAACACTGAATGGCCTGAAAGCAAAAAAAATTAAAGATGATCCCCAAAAGGGACCCAAGTTGACAGCAGATGCACGCTGGCAGGAAGAAGCATTGCATGATGCACTGTGGAGAAATGTCGATTCCTTTACAGTTACGTTTGGCACTGTGGGAGCGCAGTCGTCCCGGTTTGATGCTTCCGCAAATCAGGCGTTATTTCTTTTGAATGGGCCCTTAATCCAATCCTGGCTGGTTCCCGGAGGAAACAATCTGACAGCGCGGCTGAAGAAACTGGAATCTGAAAAGGAAATTGCCGAAGAATTGTATCTGGCCGTCTTTTCCCGCTTTCCTGACGAGTCAGAAATAACACAGGTGGTCGAGTTTTTGAAAGTGAGTCAGCAGGAAGCTCACAAGGGAATCCCTGAACTGGTCTGGGCAGCGCTGGCTTCAGACGAATTCCGGTTTAATCATTAA